One segment of Pirellulales bacterium DNA contains the following:
- a CDS encoding efflux RND transporter periplasmic adaptor subunit yields MSTVAPSTTSAARLSKKSRLPLALAIVVVLLTGAAGAWLGSAGYIRLPGANVPTDKEATAHAGEHDHAAHGGHDHQHGHPGHDEATSIELSAEAQRNIGLEVAPVDFQEFERTVSLPAIIVERPGQSQIDVAAPLTGVVTRIYPILGQAVRPGDPLFELRLTHEELVQAQGDFLRALQELDVVNREIARLDKIVAGGAVAGKVVLERQYEKEKLEAILLAQEQALVLHGLSKEQVESIRRDRQLLGTLTVVAPASAHTSPGGASDACLLQLQDLRVELGQHVTAGDPLCELADHCELFIEGKAFEQDAKLLNEATRKGWEVRAALETGEGQTETIPGLKILLVGNRVDPESRTFTVQAEVNNELVRNEQMPDGRRVIGWKLKPGQRVQLEVPVETWKERIVLPVEAVVQEGPESYVFVQNGDHFDRRPVHVEYRDGRGVVLSDSNDKIWPGDKVAISGAAQLQLGLKSKAGGGIDPHAGHNH; encoded by the coding sequence ATGTCCACCGTTGCGCCATCAACAACCTCTGCTGCGCGTCTAAGCAAGAAGTCCCGGTTGCCGCTTGCGTTGGCCATCGTCGTCGTGCTTTTGACGGGCGCTGCAGGCGCGTGGCTCGGGAGCGCTGGCTACATTCGCTTGCCTGGAGCGAATGTCCCAACGGACAAAGAGGCAACGGCACATGCCGGCGAGCACGATCATGCCGCCCATGGTGGTCACGACCACCAACATGGCCATCCGGGCCACGATGAAGCCACATCGATTGAGTTGTCCGCCGAGGCACAGCGGAATATCGGCTTGGAAGTCGCGCCCGTCGACTTCCAAGAGTTTGAGCGCACCGTATCGCTGCCCGCGATCATCGTCGAGCGTCCTGGGCAATCGCAAATCGACGTCGCGGCGCCTCTGACCGGCGTGGTGACTCGAATCTACCCGATTCTGGGCCAAGCTGTCCGGCCAGGCGATCCGTTATTCGAGTTGCGGTTGACGCACGAAGAGCTTGTTCAAGCGCAGGGCGATTTCTTGCGGGCTCTCCAAGAGCTCGATGTCGTCAATCGGGAAATTGCACGGCTGGACAAAATCGTGGCGGGCGGGGCGGTTGCCGGCAAAGTCGTGCTCGAAAGACAGTATGAGAAAGAGAAGCTGGAAGCGATTCTTTTGGCCCAGGAGCAGGCACTCGTCCTGCACGGCCTCTCCAAGGAACAAGTCGAATCTATCCGCCGCGATCGCCAGTTGCTCGGCACCTTGACGGTCGTTGCCCCTGCATCCGCCCACACGAGCCCAGGAGGAGCGTCGGACGCCTGCCTGCTACAGTTACAAGACCTGCGCGTCGAACTTGGCCAACACGTCACCGCAGGCGATCCTCTCTGCGAATTGGCGGACCATTGCGAATTGTTCATCGAAGGGAAGGCGTTTGAACAGGATGCCAAGCTCCTCAACGAGGCGACTCGGAAGGGCTGGGAAGTGCGAGCTGCGTTAGAAACCGGTGAAGGACAGACAGAGACGATCCCTGGCCTCAAGATTCTGCTGGTGGGTAATCGTGTTGACCCAGAATCGCGTACCTTCACCGTCCAGGCCGAGGTGAACAACGAGCTTGTTCGCAACGAACAAATGCCCGACGGCCGGCGGGTGATCGGCTGGAAGCTCAAGCCCGGTCAGCGAGTACAGTTGGAAGTCCCGGTCGAAACCTGGAAAGAACGAATTGTGCTGCCGGTCGAAGCCGTGGTGCAGGAGGGACCGGAATCGTACGTCTTTGTGCAGAACGGCGATCACTTCGATCGTCGTCCCGTCCACGTCGAGTACCGCGACGGCCGCGGCGTTGTGCTGTCCGACAGCAATGACAAGATCTGGCCGGGCGACAAAGTCGCCATCTCTGGCGCTGCTCAGCTGCAGTTAGGTCTCAAGAGCAAAGCAGGCGGCGGCATCGATCCCCACGCTGGGCATAACCACTAA
- a CDS encoding efflux RND transporter periplasmic adaptor subunit encodes MQEAPLVEAISTNGEVVYDQSRVAHLSSRVAGTAWQVEKQVGDRVAAGELLALVEAADVGRAKSELLRAISESRLKHATINRLRPLADQQIIPVGKFREAEAELQQSEINLQAAEQVLANYGLPVDVPGFGDADTAEIRRRIQFLGLPDDAVDRISASVTTSNLFPVRSPIAGTVVEREVVAGEVIDTTTQLFTVADDSQMWLILHVRQEDAQYVRPGQSVLFQTTVSAGELKGQVRWVSTETDEQTRTVEVRAEIPNADRNLRSNTFGVGRIVLRDEATAIVVPDDAVHWDGCCHVVFVRDKDYFEPNAPKFFHVRKVRLGVKEAGTTEIIAGLLPGEVIATRNSVVLEAQLLKANLGAGCCEACAPKKEK; translated from the coding sequence GTGCAAGAGGCGCCGCTCGTCGAGGCGATTAGCACAAACGGCGAAGTCGTTTACGACCAGTCGCGCGTGGCTCATCTCTCCAGCCGCGTAGCAGGTACGGCATGGCAAGTCGAGAAACAAGTCGGTGATCGGGTTGCCGCGGGTGAACTCCTAGCACTCGTTGAAGCCGCTGATGTTGGTCGAGCCAAATCAGAATTGCTGCGTGCGATCTCGGAGAGCCGCTTGAAGCATGCCACCATCAATCGCCTGCGGCCGCTTGCCGATCAGCAAATCATCCCTGTCGGCAAATTCCGCGAAGCTGAAGCCGAGTTGCAGCAGTCCGAAATCAACCTTCAGGCTGCCGAGCAGGTTCTGGCCAACTATGGCTTGCCGGTTGATGTTCCTGGATTCGGCGACGCTGACACCGCAGAAATCCGTCGCCGCATTCAGTTCCTGGGTCTGCCGGATGACGCCGTGGATCGCATCAGCGCGAGCGTGACGACGTCGAACTTGTTTCCCGTGCGTTCTCCAATCGCGGGCACTGTCGTCGAGCGCGAAGTTGTCGCTGGCGAAGTAATCGACACGACGACGCAGTTGTTCACGGTTGCCGATGACAGCCAGATGTGGCTGATCCTGCATGTCCGGCAGGAAGACGCGCAGTACGTCCGGCCGGGTCAGAGCGTGCTTTTCCAAACGACCGTTTCCGCGGGAGAGCTGAAAGGCCAGGTGCGGTGGGTCAGTACCGAGACGGACGAGCAAACTCGGACCGTCGAAGTAAGAGCCGAGATCCCCAACGCCGATCGCAATCTGAGGTCGAACACCTTTGGCGTTGGCCGAATCGTGCTCCGCGACGAAGCGACGGCGATCGTGGTGCCGGACGACGCTGTCCATTGGGATGGCTGTTGCCACGTCGTTTTCGTGCGTGACAAGGATTACTTCGAGCCCAACGCGCCGAAGTTCTTCCACGTTCGCAAAGTCCGCCTGGGCGTGAAGGAGGCGGGCACGACGGAGATCATTGCCGGTTTGCTGCCGGGCGAAGTGATTGCGACACGCAACAGCGTCGTGCTCGAAGCCCAGCTGCTTAAGGCGAATCTGGGTGCAGGGTGCTGCGAAGCGTGCGCGCCCAAGAAAGAAAAGTAA
- a CDS encoding ABC transporter permease gives MNLRTLVWKEMRERPTALLTSATAIVLGVAAIVALRHITYFSEREIGKQLSELGANVLILPKDSMLQNYYAADQTSGTLPEEFASQILLSGLTGVERLSPKLTVPVTISDCQITLTGILPQAEFEAKAAWQTASMFSKQPKGCQRANCAPKSQHAGPEALATQRSIDKLGEFDVVAGRDAAELLQVEPGDSLTLLGKSFHVVALLPATGTVDDGRLFAHLHTIQRLANTGEVVSAIEVMGCCEDAAGDLVPELRKLLPEAKIVTVSQVVETQVGVNRLLGRLSLFVLVVFALVAGASVAGTIAANARERRREIGTLIALGASPRLVSQMFLLKAVWIALAGSLLGGLSGMTVALVLGPQWAGVTIQPLFSLILIAVGAAVALTVVAAYWPARRAAHLDPCLCLREV, from the coding sequence ATGAATCTCAGAACTCTAGTCTGGAAAGAAATGCGCGAACGGCCGACTGCACTCCTCACGAGTGCGACGGCTATCGTGCTGGGCGTGGCTGCAATCGTCGCCCTTCGGCATATCACGTACTTTTCGGAGCGGGAGATCGGCAAACAGCTCTCGGAACTGGGAGCCAACGTCCTGATATTGCCGAAAGACTCGATGCTGCAAAACTACTACGCGGCCGATCAGACCTCGGGCACGTTACCCGAGGAGTTTGCGTCGCAGATTCTGCTCTCCGGCCTGACCGGCGTTGAGCGACTGTCTCCGAAGCTGACCGTACCTGTGACGATCAGCGACTGCCAGATTACGCTCACCGGCATCCTGCCGCAGGCCGAGTTTGAGGCCAAAGCGGCCTGGCAAACGGCCTCGATGTTCAGCAAGCAGCCCAAGGGCTGCCAACGCGCGAACTGTGCCCCTAAGTCGCAACATGCTGGTCCCGAAGCCTTGGCCACACAGCGGTCGATCGACAAGCTGGGCGAATTCGACGTCGTCGCCGGCCGCGATGCCGCGGAACTGTTGCAAGTCGAGCCAGGCGATTCGCTCACGTTGTTGGGCAAATCCTTTCACGTCGTCGCCCTGTTGCCTGCAACAGGGACCGTTGACGACGGACGATTGTTTGCCCATCTGCACACCATACAGCGCCTGGCCAACACCGGCGAAGTGGTCAGTGCCATCGAAGTGATGGGCTGCTGCGAAGACGCCGCCGGCGACCTGGTCCCGGAGCTAAGAAAGCTGCTGCCCGAGGCTAAGATCGTCACCGTTTCGCAAGTGGTCGAGACGCAGGTCGGGGTCAACCGACTCTTGGGGCGGTTGTCGCTCTTTGTGTTGGTCGTGTTTGCGCTCGTCGCCGGTGCAAGCGTCGCCGGCACGATTGCCGCCAATGCCCGGGAACGACGTCGTGAGATTGGGACGTTGATCGCTCTGGGCGCGTCACCGCGGCTAGTTTCGCAGATGTTCTTGCTCAAGGCCGTCTGGATTGCCTTAGCGGGATCGCTCCTCGGGGGACTCAGCGGAATGACGGTGGCGCTGGTGCTGGGCCCTCAATGGGCCGGCGTCACGATTCAGCCGTTGTTTAGTCTTATCTTGATTGCTGTTGGCGCGGCTGTCGCATTGACTGTCGTTGCCGCCTACTGGCCGGCCCGGCGGGCCGCTCATCTCGATCCCTGTCTCTGCCTCCGGGAGGTCTAA
- a CDS encoding CusA/CzcA family heavy metal efflux RND transporter, with translation MLNWIIDISLRHRLAVIGAVLVSAFVGAVSLRHLDIDAFPDTTPVQVQINTVASSLGPEEVEQQITFPIERALGSLPGLENVRSVSKFGFSQVVVTFEDGMDIYFVRQLINERLATVELAEGIGRPKPGPVSTGLGEVFHYVVTGTGNDVTELRTIHDWVVKPKMQTVKGTAEVNSWGGFQKQYQVRIDLSRLIKFGLTFDDVVRAVQENNRNVGAGSIREGSQSLLVQGLGRTTSAQQIASIVVTAVHGVPVRVSDVADVKIGSEVRRGAVTADGRGEVVMGLGFMLMGENTHEVTWAMKNRLDQIKTVLPPNVKVQPVYDRTELVEHVIDTVKNNLFEGGLLVVAVLFAFLGNLRAALIVALAIPLSMLFAFSGMLRFSIAASLLSLGAIDFGMIVDSSVVMVENCVRRLSESDGRRSKIDVIREAAIEVRKPTMFGELIIMIVYLPILTLEGVEGKLFRPMALTVIFALIGSMILSLTLMPVLASLLLPKRVSERQPLLMRIAHAIHNPILRFSMNHKATIIGFAACVLVIAFGMIAPNLGTEFVPRLSEGAIVINVIRLTGTDLADTVNYNTKMEQAILGSFPDEVAHVWSRVGTAEIATDPMGTELTDMFITLKPRGQWTKAKTQADLTTLIEERLRGMPGQRLAFLQPIEMRMNEMTSGVRSDLAVKLYGDDLDVLGAKAMEIERILRQIPGSADVRSEQLTGQPVLQIKLKQDELARYGAPAKTVTDVIEAISGKPIGDVIEGQLRFPLVARLPESLVDGVDGVRSILITTPSGERLPLERLAEIRVVQGPSTITREAGQRRITVSANVRNRDIGSFVADAQRELRGQLKLPPGRYFYEFGGQFEHLERARTRLMIVVPVAGVLIFTLLYLTYQSVVDALRVFTGVPFGWVGGIFALWMRDMPFSISAAIGFIALSGVAVLDDMILVSYVRKLRSKGVPLDAAVTEAAVTRLRPVLMTTLVASLGFLPMAFSTGMGAEVQRPLATVVIGGVIGAMIMSLLVLRVLYILFASPFERRQERHRAEEQWQFVEAGSP, from the coding sequence GTGCTGAATTGGATCATCGACATCTCGTTGCGGCATCGCTTGGCGGTGATTGGTGCCGTCCTGGTCAGCGCCTTCGTCGGCGCTGTGTCGCTCCGCCATCTCGACATCGACGCGTTCCCCGATACGACCCCTGTCCAGGTCCAGATCAACACGGTTGCCTCGTCGCTCGGGCCCGAAGAGGTCGAACAGCAGATCACGTTCCCGATCGAACGGGCCCTGGGCAGTCTTCCCGGACTGGAGAACGTCCGTTCCGTCTCCAAGTTCGGCTTTTCCCAGGTTGTCGTTACCTTCGAAGACGGCATGGACATCTACTTCGTCCGCCAGCTCATCAACGAGCGGCTGGCGACGGTCGAGCTCGCCGAGGGCATTGGCCGCCCCAAGCCGGGGCCGGTCTCGACCGGCCTGGGCGAAGTGTTCCATTACGTCGTCACGGGGACCGGCAACGACGTGACGGAACTGCGCACGATCCACGACTGGGTCGTCAAGCCGAAAATGCAAACCGTCAAAGGTACGGCCGAAGTCAACAGCTGGGGCGGCTTCCAGAAGCAATACCAGGTGCGGATCGACCTATCCCGGTTGATCAAGTTCGGGCTCACTTTCGACGACGTCGTTCGGGCCGTGCAGGAGAACAATCGTAACGTCGGCGCCGGGAGCATTCGGGAGGGCTCGCAGTCGCTACTAGTCCAAGGGCTCGGCCGGACCACGAGCGCACAGCAGATCGCCTCGATTGTTGTCACGGCCGTCCACGGAGTTCCGGTTCGGGTGAGCGACGTTGCTGACGTCAAGATCGGCTCCGAAGTCCGCCGAGGCGCCGTCACGGCCGACGGCCGCGGCGAAGTCGTCATGGGGCTGGGCTTCATGCTCATGGGCGAAAACACTCATGAGGTGACGTGGGCCATGAAGAACCGGCTCGACCAGATCAAGACAGTGCTGCCGCCGAACGTCAAAGTCCAGCCGGTTTACGACCGGACTGAGCTCGTCGAGCACGTCATCGATACAGTCAAAAACAATCTGTTCGAAGGGGGGCTACTCGTCGTTGCGGTCCTTTTCGCCTTCTTGGGCAATCTGCGAGCGGCGCTCATCGTGGCGCTCGCGATACCGCTGTCAATGTTGTTTGCTTTTTCGGGCATGCTGCGGTTCAGCATCGCGGCTAGCTTATTGAGCCTCGGCGCGATCGATTTTGGCATGATCGTCGACAGCTCGGTCGTGATGGTAGAGAACTGCGTCCGCCGCTTGTCTGAATCTGATGGCCGGCGATCGAAGATCGACGTGATCCGCGAAGCGGCGATCGAGGTCCGCAAGCCGACGATGTTCGGTGAGCTGATCATCATGATCGTCTACCTGCCGATCCTCACACTTGAAGGGGTCGAGGGGAAACTTTTCAGGCCAATGGCGTTGACCGTCATCTTTGCCTTGATCGGATCGATGATCCTTTCGCTCACGTTGATGCCGGTCCTGGCAAGCCTGCTCCTACCGAAGCGTGTCAGCGAGCGACAGCCGTTGTTGATGCGGATTGCGCATGCCATCCATAACCCGATCTTGCGGTTCTCGATGAACCACAAGGCCACAATCATTGGATTCGCCGCCTGCGTGCTGGTCATCGCGTTCGGCATGATTGCTCCCAATCTGGGGACCGAGTTCGTGCCCCGGCTTTCCGAAGGGGCGATCGTCATCAACGTAATTCGTCTGACCGGGACGGACCTGGCGGATACGGTGAACTACAACACGAAGATGGAACAGGCCATCCTCGGCTCGTTCCCCGACGAGGTCGCGCACGTCTGGAGCCGCGTCGGGACTGCCGAAATAGCGACCGATCCGATGGGGACCGAGCTCACCGACATGTTCATCACGCTCAAGCCTCGCGGCCAGTGGACAAAGGCCAAGACACAGGCCGACCTGACGACGCTGATCGAGGAACGGCTGCGCGGAATGCCCGGCCAGCGGCTAGCGTTTCTGCAGCCCATTGAGATGCGCATGAACGAAATGACCTCGGGCGTACGCTCTGACTTAGCGGTGAAGCTCTACGGTGACGACCTCGACGTGCTGGGGGCCAAGGCGATGGAGATCGAGCGCATCCTCCGCCAGATTCCCGGCAGCGCCGACGTCAGGTCCGAGCAGCTCACGGGCCAGCCCGTGCTGCAAATCAAGCTCAAACAGGATGAATTGGCCCGCTATGGCGCGCCTGCCAAAACTGTCACCGACGTGATCGAGGCGATCAGCGGCAAGCCGATCGGCGATGTGATCGAAGGACAACTCCGCTTTCCGCTTGTGGCCCGTTTGCCGGAGAGCCTGGTCGACGGAGTGGACGGTGTGCGGTCGATTCTCATCACAACGCCCAGCGGCGAGCGGCTGCCACTTGAGCGATTGGCCGAGATTCGCGTCGTTCAAGGCCCGTCAACGATCACGCGCGAGGCGGGCCAGAGGCGGATCACCGTCTCGGCGAATGTGCGCAATCGCGATATCGGCAGTTTCGTAGCCGACGCACAGCGCGAACTACGCGGGCAGCTCAAGCTGCCGCCTGGGCGATACTTCTACGAATTTGGCGGCCAGTTCGAACATCTGGAGCGGGCCAGAACGCGGTTGATGATCGTCGTGCCTGTGGCCGGTGTGTTGATTTTCACATTATTGTACTTGACGTATCAGAGCGTCGTTGACGCCTTGCGCGTGTTTACAGGGGTGCCCTTCGGCTGGGTCGGCGGCATCTTCGCGCTGTGGATGCGCGATATGCCATTTTCAATATCCGCCGCAATCGGTTTCATCGCGCTTTCGGGCGTGGCCGTGCTGGACGACATGATCCTCGTGTCGTATGTGCGAAAGCTGCGCAGCAAGGGCGTGCCGCTAGATGCCGCTGTGACCGAGGCCGCCGTCACGCGACTGCGCCCGGTCTTGATGACCACGCTGGTTGCCAGCCTGGGCTTCTTGCCCATGGCGTTCAGCACCGGCATGGGTGCCGAAGTGCAGCGCCCCTTGGCCACGGTCGTGATTGGTGGCGTCATCGGCGCCATGATCATGTCGCTCCTGGTGCTGCGCGTCCTCTATATCCTCTTCGCTTCTCCTTTCGAGCGGCGCCAAGAGCGCCATCGAGCCGAGGAGCAGTGGCAGTTCGTCGAAGCTGGTTCCCCCTGA
- a CDS encoding CusA/CzcA family heavy metal efflux RND transporter has translation MLNAIIRLSLRYRMVTIALALVALVYGGITLYQLPIDVFPDLNRPRVTIMTEAPGLAPEEVETLITFPLESVLNGATGVQAVRSSSGVGLSVIYVEFAWGTDIYVDRQVVAEKVALAADRMPEGVRPVLAPIASIMGQILHVGMWSEGGKTDPIEVRTLADWVVRQRLLTIPGVAQIVTMGGGRKQYQVLVNAEELLKYDVTLEDVEKAVGASNANATGGYLNQGSKEFLVRSLGRIQNIRELENVVVKANRDRPVVLSQVARITEAAQVKRGDAAVDGSPAVMLTIAKQPGADTRSLTTAITKALEELKPSLPADIRINPAVYQQKSFIDLSIHNVIEALRDGGILVVIILFIFLLNFRTTFITLTAIPLSIVVTGLVFKWLGMSINTMTLGGLAVAIGELVDDAIVDVENIFRRLRENRHAARPKPALQVVYEASTEVRNSIVFSTILIVLVFVPLFALGGMEGRLFTPLGVAYIVSILASLVVSLTVTPVLSYWLLPNARIMGHDRDGLVLRILKRVAGSAIRLSVRHPWPILTAVSAAVVVSGFVVTRLGRDFLPPFNEGVVQVNVFVPPGTSLETSNKLAGMVDDKLKQVNGVLAIGRRTGRAELDEHAEGVNVSETIVSFDPKANRSREEILEEIREVASQVPGVVVSAEQPLAHLISHMLSGVKAQVGIKLYGDNLDILRRKADEMKAAIQGVPGVKDLMVEQQIEIPQLQVVLNRERLANYGLRSNDVNEFIETAMNGRIVSEVVLGQRTFDLVVRLDEPYRQNPEKIKRLAINVPTGGRVPLSSVADVLASSGPNTINRENVRRRIIVQCNTADRDLASVVTDIQKRLAPIQASLPTGYFIEYGGQFEAQASATRMIGFLSLFSIAGMFLTLYTLFRSTNLALQVLAALPMAAIGAVTALVITGQSLTVASLVGFISLAGIASRNGILLIAHYLHLVRYEGERFTPAMIERAGKERLAPMLMTALTAGIALIPLVLAAGEPGKEILYPVATVILGGLVSCTLLDFFVRPALFWTFGRNEAEQLTEDGDDNFGSSDPPSTSHDPANGQARLEPVAAHH, from the coding sequence ATGTTGAACGCCATCATTCGCCTCTCACTCCGCTACCGGATGGTGACGATTGCGTTGGCCCTGGTTGCGCTCGTATACGGCGGCATCACGCTTTACCAGCTGCCGATCGACGTCTTCCCGGACTTAAACCGCCCACGCGTGACCATCATGACTGAAGCGCCTGGGCTCGCTCCGGAAGAAGTCGAGACGCTGATTACTTTCCCGCTCGAATCGGTACTCAACGGGGCGACGGGCGTGCAGGCCGTACGCAGCTCTTCGGGCGTTGGGCTTTCGGTCATCTATGTCGAGTTTGCCTGGGGAACCGACATCTATGTCGACCGGCAAGTGGTTGCGGAAAAGGTTGCGCTTGCAGCCGACAGAATGCCCGAAGGCGTTCGGCCAGTGCTGGCTCCGATTGCGTCGATCATGGGACAGATTCTGCACGTCGGCATGTGGAGCGAAGGCGGGAAGACGGATCCAATCGAAGTTCGCACACTGGCCGACTGGGTGGTGCGACAGCGCCTGCTCACGATCCCGGGGGTTGCGCAAATCGTCACCATGGGCGGCGGTCGGAAGCAGTATCAAGTCCTGGTCAACGCCGAGGAACTGCTGAAGTACGACGTGACATTGGAGGATGTTGAAAAGGCAGTTGGGGCCAGCAATGCCAACGCCACAGGCGGGTATCTGAACCAAGGCTCGAAGGAATTCCTGGTCCGTTCACTGGGGCGGATCCAGAACATCCGCGAACTCGAGAATGTCGTCGTCAAAGCCAATCGCGACCGCCCCGTGGTCTTGAGTCAGGTCGCGCGCATCACCGAGGCGGCGCAAGTCAAGCGCGGCGATGCGGCCGTTGACGGCTCTCCTGCGGTTATGTTGACGATCGCCAAGCAGCCGGGCGCCGACACACGGAGCCTGACGACTGCGATTACCAAGGCACTCGAAGAACTCAAACCGTCACTGCCTGCGGACATTCGCATCAATCCGGCCGTTTATCAGCAGAAGTCGTTCATTGATCTAAGCATCCACAACGTCATCGAAGCTCTCCGCGACGGCGGCATTCTGGTCGTCATCATCCTGTTCATCTTCCTCCTTAACTTTCGCACGACCTTCATCACTCTGACCGCGATTCCGCTCTCGATCGTCGTAACGGGCCTGGTGTTCAAGTGGCTCGGGATGTCGATCAACACGATGACGCTGGGTGGGTTGGCGGTGGCCATCGGCGAACTGGTGGATGACGCGATTGTCGACGTCGAGAACATTTTCCGCCGACTGCGCGAGAATCGCCATGCGGCCCGGCCGAAGCCGGCCCTGCAAGTCGTCTATGAGGCGAGCACTGAGGTCCGCAATTCGATCGTCTTCAGCACAATTCTGATTGTCTTGGTCTTCGTGCCGCTGTTCGCCTTGGGCGGCATGGAAGGTCGGCTCTTCACGCCGCTAGGCGTCGCCTACATCGTCTCGATTCTCGCTTCGCTTGTGGTATCGCTGACGGTCACGCCGGTCCTATCGTATTGGCTGCTGCCCAACGCCCGAATCATGGGCCACGACCGCGACGGGCTCGTGTTGCGCATCCTGAAGCGGGTCGCGGGGAGTGCCATTCGATTGAGCGTCCGTCACCCGTGGCCGATTCTGACTGCCGTGAGCGCCGCAGTCGTTGTCAGCGGATTTGTCGTGACCCGCCTCGGACGCGATTTCTTGCCGCCCTTTAATGAAGGAGTGGTCCAAGTAAATGTCTTTGTTCCGCCAGGGACTTCACTGGAGACATCGAACAAGTTGGCTGGCATGGTCGACGACAAGCTGAAGCAGGTGAACGGCGTGCTGGCGATCGGACGCCGCACAGGACGCGCGGAGCTGGACGAACATGCCGAGGGGGTCAACGTGTCAGAGACCATCGTCTCGTTCGACCCGAAGGCAAATCGCTCGCGCGAGGAGATCCTCGAAGAGATTCGAGAAGTGGCGAGCCAAGTTCCCGGGGTTGTCGTCTCCGCGGAACAGCCGCTGGCGCACCTGATCTCGCACATGCTTTCCGGCGTCAAGGCTCAGGTCGGGATCAAGCTGTACGGCGACAACCTCGACATCTTGCGGCGCAAGGCCGACGAGATGAAGGCGGCGATCCAGGGGGTGCCGGGCGTCAAGGACCTGATGGTCGAACAGCAAATTGAGATTCCACAGCTCCAAGTCGTTTTGAATCGCGAGCGGCTCGCCAACTACGGACTGCGATCCAACGATGTCAATGAGTTCATAGAAACCGCCATGAACGGCCGGATCGTCTCCGAGGTAGTTCTCGGCCAACGAACGTTCGATTTGGTGGTCCGGCTTGACGAGCCCTATCGACAGAATCCCGAAAAGATCAAGCGGCTCGCCATCAACGTGCCGACAGGCGGCCGCGTGCCGCTCAGTTCGGTCGCCGATGTGCTCGCCAGTAGCGGACCCAACACGATCAATCGTGAAAATGTCCGCCGCCGGATCATCGTTCAGTGCAATACGGCGGATCGCGATTTGGCCAGTGTGGTGACCGACATTCAAAAGCGGCTCGCTCCGATCCAGGCCTCGCTACCTACCGGGTATTTCATCGAGTACGGTGGGCAGTTCGAAGCTCAGGCCTCGGCCACGCGAATGATCGGATTCCTGAGCCTGTTCTCCATCGCGGGCATGTTCCTGACGCTGTACACGCTGTTTCGCTCGACGAATCTGGCTCTCCAAGTTCTGGCCGCACTGCCGATGGCAGCGATTGGTGCAGTAACCGCGCTGGTGATCACAGGCCAGTCGCTGACGGTTGCCAGCCTAGTCGGATTCATTTCTCTGGCTGGGATCGCTTCGCGCAACGGCATTCTGCTCATTGCGCATTACCTGCACCTCGTACGCTACGAGGGCGAGAGGTTTACGCCGGCCATGATTGAGCGGGCAGGCAAGGAACGGCTGGCCCCGATGCTCATGACGGCGCTGACGGCCGGCATCGCCTTAATCCCTCTCGTGCTTGCGGCCGGTGAGCCGGGCAAAGAGATTCTTTATCCGGTAGCGACGGTGATCCTCGGCGGCCTTGTGAGCTGCACCTTGTTGGACTTCTTTGTCCGGCCGGCCTTGTTCTGGACGTTCGGTCGCAATGAGGCCGAGCAGTTGACCGAGGATGGCGACGACAATTTCGGATCATCCGATCCGCCCTCAACCTCCCACGATCCCGCAAACGGCCAGGCCCGCCTGGAACCGGTCGCGGCGCACCACTAA
- a CDS encoding RND transporter, with protein sequence MSKNYWLALLVACGATGVSVGCNKTDSTQAPTGAPAGKTSEADGHVHGEWWCDEHGVPEEICAQCSIEVANDLKAKGDWCKEHDRPDSQCFICHPEKETQFAAQYEAKYGKKPPKPKLEGGDEHDHEHEEKKS encoded by the coding sequence ATGTCTAAAAACTATTGGTTGGCTTTGCTCGTTGCCTGTGGTGCCACAGGCGTTTCTGTCGGCTGCAACAAGACGGATTCGACCCAAGCGCCGACCGGCGCCCCGGCCGGTAAAACGTCCGAGGCGGACGGCCACGTTCATGGCGAATGGTGGTGCGACGAGCACGGCGTACCTGAGGAGATCTGCGCCCAGTGCAGCATCGAAGTTGCCAACGATCTCAAGGCGAAAGGGGATTGGTGCAAGGAGCACGACCGACCTGACTCGCAATGCTTTATCTGCCATCCTGAGAAGGAAACCCAGTTCGCCGCTCAGTATGAAGCCAAGTACGGTAAGAAGCCGCCTAAGCCGAAGCTCGAAGGCGGAGACGAGCACGATCACGAACATGAAGAGAAAAAGTCCTAG